The following proteins come from a genomic window of Nostoc sp. ATCC 53789:
- a CDS encoding precorrin-8X methylmutase, whose translation MNAGCLTIKELTDAVGGGLTPRMVRHYHQLGLLPQPVRSHSNYRLYTKTDVLRLQRIVALKQQGFQLNHIRNILEVEPEADTTVNLMGQLQQQYRAVMQQISQLRQTASALEGLLGRDRHCQIIQAEVLAQLKLLDVETQAGLGGLENLWSGLDAEIHSHSEAFTESLQRLLPDLSHRSEIEQHLISQLVLACGDVSLVSFVKLSRDAIAASREALSSSCQIVVDTQTVAAALDQTRLLHLGCRTETLIDNPHITTATEAEAAFWQHQEWRSKLLQVNHGCVLVVGYAPSVLVEICEAISNQKIQPALVIGMPIGFSHAPAAKRQLMQQGIPFITVAGTLGGGALAATALNALVESLIDKPDCHCYLKNIVDSSEC comes from the coding sequence ATGAACGCTGGTTGCTTAACTATTAAAGAACTCACTGATGCAGTCGGCGGCGGTTTAACTCCGCGCATGGTAAGGCATTATCATCAATTGGGGCTGCTACCGCAACCAGTGCGATCGCACAGCAATTACCGTCTCTATACCAAAACAGATGTTCTCAGGCTGCAACGGATTGTAGCACTGAAGCAGCAAGGGTTTCAGCTAAACCATATCCGCAATATTTTGGAAGTGGAACCAGAAGCCGACACAACTGTTAACCTCATGGGACAACTCCAGCAGCAATATCGCGCGGTGATGCAACAAATTTCTCAATTGCGGCAAACTGCATCAGCATTAGAAGGATTATTGGGGCGCGATCGCCATTGCCAAATTATCCAGGCGGAAGTTTTGGCACAACTCAAGTTACTTGATGTCGAAACCCAAGCCGGATTGGGGGGATTGGAAAATCTCTGGAGTGGCTTGGATGCCGAAATTCATAGCCACTCAGAAGCTTTTACAGAATCGCTACAACGCTTACTACCAGATTTATCTCACCGTTCGGAAATTGAACAACACTTAATTTCTCAGTTGGTTTTGGCTTGTGGCGATGTGAGTTTAGTATCCTTTGTAAAATTGAGCCGAGATGCGATCGCAGCTAGTCGAGAAGCCTTATCTTCAAGCTGTCAAATCGTTGTTGATACCCAAACGGTTGCGGCTGCTTTGGATCAAACCCGATTACTTCACTTGGGATGTCGCACTGAAACCTTAATTGATAATCCCCACATTACTACCGCCACAGAAGCAGAAGCAGCTTTTTGGCAACATCAAGAATGGCGATCAAAATTGCTGCAAGTAAATCACGGTTGTGTGCTGGTAGTTGGTTATGCTCCCTCAGTCCTTGTAGAAATTTGTGAAGCGATTAGCAATCAAAAAATTCAGCCAGCATTAGTAATTGGAATGCCCATTGGCTTTAGTCATGCTCCCGCAGCCAAGCGACAACTGATGCAACAAGGGATACCTTTTATTACAGTTGCAGGAACTTTGGGAGGTGGCGCTTTAGCTGCTACTGCCCTAAATGCTTTGGTGGAGTCGCTGATTGATAAGCCAGATTGTCATTGTTATCTCAAAAATATAGTAGATTCCTCTGAGTGCTGA